From the genome of Aspergillus fumigatus Af293 chromosome 1, whole genome shotgun sequence, one region includes:
- a CDS encoding putative nicotinamide N-methyltransferase has translation MPMILQKKCIFHLVYRVQHNTTTWNTSKGASPPSGKGSEGVPWRWIKMLHLRIRPLPRLQPASSIPTQSAPPSDFHNEDNSNDDDSAEDLFSAFLPHLFPDDAPSFHGDPGQRLLYTSPRYGDLEIMLFAHFLWSAAMVVAEGVEKADTLATRGELDADTAMWMVRGERVLELGAGTALPSIICARAHAAAVTITDHPSSPALTGAIDFNIRRNLAATEAEVMSQPHEWGMLEPDPWAVAHRGAFTRIIAADCYWVRSQHENLVRSMNWFLAPGGKIWVVAGFHTGRAIVAWFFETAMQNGLEIERIYERDLIATSEDGGEVRREWMPEREGEGPENRRRWCVVALLQRRE, from the exons atgccaaTGATCCTCCAAAAAAAATGTATCTTCCATCtagtatacagagtacagcaCAACACAACAACTTGGAACACTTCCAAGGGAGCTTCTCCCCCATCCGGGAAGGGATCCGAAGGAGTTCCTTGGCGGTGGATCAAAATGCTCCATTTACGCATCCGTCCGCTCCCCCGTCTCCAACCGGCATCATCCATCCCCACCCAGTCTGCCCCTCCTTCCGACTTCCACAATGAAGACAACAGCAACGATGACGACTCCGCTGAGGacctcttctctgccttcCTCCCTCATCTTTTCCCCGACGACGCGCCCTCCTTCCATGGAGACCCCGGCCAGCGGCTCCTGTACACCTCCCCGCGCTACGGCGACCTCGAGATCATG CTATTTGCGCATTTTCTCTGGAGCGCTGCGATGGTGGTCGCCGAGGGTGTGGAAAAGGCCGACACCCTGGCCACGCGCGGTGAGCTCGACGCTGACACAGCCATGTGGATGGTGCGCGGCGAGCGTGTGCTGGAACTCGGCGCTGGCACTGCGTTGCCTTCTATTATATGTGCACGTGCACACGCTGCTGCTGTCACCATCACTGATCACCCATCGTCGCCTGCATTAACCGGTGCTATTGACTTTAACATTCGTCGTAATCTAGCAGCGACAGAAGCAGAAGTCATGAGCCAGCCGCATGAATGGGGCATGCTGGAACCAGACCCGTGGGCCGTTGCGCACCGCGGTGCCTTCACCCGCATCATCGCGGCTGACTGCTACTGGGTGCGCTCGCAGCATGAGAACCTGGTGCGCTCGATGAACTGGTTCCTGGCGCCAGGTGGAAAGATCTGGGTTGTGGCAGGATTCCACACAGGGCGCGCGATTGTAGCATGGTTCTTTGAGACGGCCATGCAGAATGGACTGGAGATTGAGCGCATCTACGAGCGGGATCTTATTGCCACCAGCGAGGATGGGGGCGAGGTGCGGCGTGAGTGGATGCCTGAGCGTGAAGGTGAGGGGCCAGAGAATCGGCGGAGATGGTGTGTGGTTGCTCTTTTACAAAGGAGAGAGTAa